The bacterium genome contains the following window.
TCGGCGTGGCCAAGGCAACCGCCCACCGTCTGACGGAAAAAACCGTATTCACCGAGCTGGGGACGCTTATCGGCACGCCGGAATACATGAGCCCCGAGCAGGCAAGGCTGACCGGGCGGGACGTCGACACCCGATCCGATGTCTACTCCCTGGGCGTGATCCTTTACGAGTTACTGGTCGGCCGTCTGCCGTTCGAATCGGGAGAGCTGAGGGAAGCGGGGCTGGACAGCATCCGGCGCAAGATCTGCGAGGAAGATCCGCCACGCCCGAGCACGCGATTTCGCACGCTGGAAGGACCGAAGTCCGACGAATCGGCGAGGCATCGGAACTCGGACGTTTCGACGCTGGAGCGTCAGCTTTCCGGTGACCTGGACTGGATCACCATGAAGGCGCTGGAGAAGGACCCCGCGCGGCGCTACGACTCCCCGTCTCAGCTGGCTGCGGACATCGACCGCCATCTCCTACATCTCCCGGTCCTGGCCACACCGCCCAGCACGAGCTATCGCGTGGGAAAATTCATCAAGCGGCACACCGTCGGCGTGGCGTTTGCGACGACGCTGTTGATCACACTGATCGCCTTCGCGGCGATGATGACGATCCAGGCCCGCAGGATCGCTCTCGAGAGGGATCGGGCGAATCTCGAGGCCGACAACGCCCGACGCTCGGCTGCAACGGCCAACGAGACTCTGGAATACGTCGAAGGCCTGTTCAATCGAGTCGATCCCGAAGTGGCTCTGGGAAACGAGCTGACCGTCCAGCAGCTGCTGAACTGGGGGGTCGATTCCCTCGATCAGGTGGATCAGCCTGAAGTGCGAGCGAGTCTGTCCGAGACGTTCGGCACGATCTTGGCCCATTTGGGCCAGTACGAGCGAGGTACCTTCCTGCTCGATCGCTCCCTCGAGATTCGTGGCGAGCTACACGGCATCGATCACCCGGACACCCTCACCTCCCACGACTTGTTGGGCGAGATCGCGCGGGCTCGAGGCGACCTGAAGTCCGCGGAGAGACACTTCGTGACGGCCTTCGAGGGCCGCTCCCGACTCCTCGACGAAACACACCCGGACATGCTGAGCTCCCTGAACAACATGGGAGTACTACGACGCGCCCAGGGCGATCTGGTCGCAGCGAACGAGTTCCACCGCAAGGCCCTGGAGGGCCGTCGCAGGGCTCTGGGAAACGACCATCCCGATACGATCACCTCGATCAACAATCTGGCCTTCCTGCGCCAGTCCGAGGGCGATCTGGACGAGGCCGCACGATTGTTCCGCGAAGGGCTGGAACGCGGTCGGCGAGTGTTGACCGACGATCACCCGGATACGATCGCACTGATCAACAACCTGGGCCTGCTGCTGTTTTTCAAGAATCGGCTGGACGAGTCGGAGGCTCACTTCGCCGAGGCCCTGGAGCGCAGCGAACGTGTCCTCGGGGCGCTTCACACCCGCACCAGCACCACGCGTTACAACCTGGCATCGGTGATGATGGCCCGCGAGAAGTTCGATGAGGCCGAGCCCCACTTGCGGCGAACCCTCACCGATCAGCGACAGTCGCTCGGCGACGACCATCGCGATTCGATCGTTTCGATGCAGAAGCTCGGCAAGCTGATGGATCGGCTGGGCCGCCACGGGGAAGCGGAACCGTATTATCGAGAGGCACTCCTTCGATCCCGGCGCACCTTCGCCGATCGACCGTCGGAGATCGCCTACGCTCTGCGTGTCTACGGCGACTGCTTGAAGCTGCAGCACCGCCGCGTCGAGGCCATCACGATCCTGGAAGAAGCACACG
Protein-coding sequences here:
- a CDS encoding serine/threonine protein kinase: RLELFKQVCAGVQHAHQKALIHRDLKPSNVLVEQIDGKPTPKIIDFGVAKATAHRLTEKTVFTELGTLIGTPEYMSPEQARLTGRDVDTRSDVYSLGVILYELLVGRLPFESGELREAGLDSIRRKICEEDPPRPSTRFRTLEGPKSDESARHRNSDVSTLERQLSGDLDWITMKALEKDPARRYDSPSQLAADIDRHLLHLPVLATPPSTSYRVGKFIKRHTVGVAFATTLLITLIAFAAMMTIQARRIALERDRANLEADNARRSAATANETLEYVEGLFNRVDPEVALGNELTVQQLLNWGVDSLDQVDQPEVRASLSETFGTILAHLGQYERGTFLLDRSLEIRGELHGIDHPDTLTSHDLLGEIARARGDLKSAERHFVTAFEGRSRLLDETHPDMLSSLNNMGVLRRAQGDLVAANEFHRKALEGRRRALGNDHPDTITSINNLAFLRQSEGDLDEAARLFREGLERGRRVLTDDHPDTIALINNLGLLLFFKNRLDESEAHFAEALERSERVLGALHTRTSTTRYNLASVMMAREKFDEAEPHLRRTLTDQRQSLGDDHRDSIVSMQKLGKLMDRLGRHGEAEPYYREALLRSRRTFADRPSEIAYALRVYGDCLKLQHRRVEAITILEEAH